TTTTTTTTGAGGACCCCATTGAATTTTCATCCTGGAGTCGCCACTGATCAATTCGCTTTTGTTTCATTTCATTTTTTCTTTTGGTGTTTTTTTCATAAATGTATACATTTCAAATTCAAATTACTATTTACACCCTACACAAATTgagcttatatttatatttatattaccaCAAACAAAATATGAATTAAAGTATGATGCCATATCCCTCCACACAAAACTTGTTTACGAAACATGTACATGTGCAAGTAAATCGACACATTCGATGGTTCTTTATGTAAATAAAGCACAATCCAAGGACAATTatgataaaaacaaaaaaaaatcataaataaaataaaaaacctaAGACCCACATGCCACAAATACAGATGGAATTATATCAGGTTTCTTTAAAGCTCGAAACTTTCATATCTAAATTACACAATTACACTCCTCAATCAATCAAATACCTTCTTAAAAGTATCTATCACAACATTAAGGGTATTTTAGTAAATCtcatcacattattattattattattattattattattattattattattattattattattattattattattattattattattattattattattattattaaatttatgaatgttattattattattattattattattattattattaaacttataacACCACCATAAAtaaatagtactaataatactacACAATTATCTTTCAATCCCCTCTCACCTCACCTCCCCTCCAAAAAGAAAACGATTAATTACCATGACATCAAACATCCACCCTTGACCATCTAAAGTCCAACTAACAAAGCAAAATGAAGAGGTGAAATAAAAACAAAAGGTGGTAGATGCATGAGCAACTAcaattattttctttcttttttaaatagctaaaaatagatattaatatatattattttattttatttataattaaaaatattaatatatcaataacTCTAATTTTCTCTCTCCAACCTCACCACCTTGCCTTTGTAATCCTATTCATTCACTACCATCCAGATCAAACCCCCTCAGTCACCTCTCTTGATTTTTCCTCCAGTTTTTCACCACCTTCTCaggtattatatattataaatttacacacaAAGTTTCATACTTTTATCTACAATGGCTGTTTTTCTTCAACACCCACCACTCTATTTTACCTAATAAAATAAACCCACAAGTCttttttgtattatatttattatttgatAAATAATTAATTTGTTCACGAACCTTAATTTGTGTTGGTGATGTGATCATGTGATTTTTTTCTTTTGAATTTTTCTTTACTAAATTAGTCTAATTTGCTTTTTGGGATTTTGTTGATTGATTGGTAAGTAGGGGTTAAGACTTTGTTATTGTTGGCCCTGGGTTCATAAAAGGTGGTAGGTTGGTGGGTTGACTTATTTTTGTGAACCAAAAAGGGGCATTTTTTTCTTGATTTTTTTGTTACTTGATTGTGATTCTGTATCTATTTGGTAGGATGTTTGTTTAATTTTGGTTATAACTCTTTGGGTTTTCTTGATTTAGTGTTGGTCTGTTCAAGTTCATAGAATTATAAGTAACATTTTCTCCATGTGAGTGTTTAAATTAAGAGCATAAATACAGGGTTTAGTCACCTTTTGTTACATGTGTATGCCGTTAATTCTTGTATCCATTCATATATGAAGTGGGGTTAACTTGAAATTAAACCCTTTGTAAGTGTCGTATTGTAACATTCAATTTGGTGCATATGAAATTTGACATGTATGTTTTTTGATTAAAACTTAGCTAAGATCCTCGAATCCCTTTTTGGGTTGTTAATAGAAAATGATCATAACATTTCAAAGTTCATACACAATTAATGCAGGTGAATAACAAGTACCAAAAGGGGTTTAAAGATTGGAACTTGCATTAGTACTAAATTGAAATTTGATGCATTAATTAATAATTTACAAGTTGATTCATTGTCATTCTTATATTACAATGTGAATCTTGATTTTGTTATCTTTTCTTCTGATTGAATATAAATTTTGAGTCTTCTTGTTGAATGGTTTAGGTTTGTGGTAGGAAGCGATGGTGAGCATTCGTCGCCAAAGATTGATCAAGCTTTATGGTACATTTTCAATTCATGCTTCTTCTAATAATGTACATATCTAAGAAGAtatcaatatatctatatctaCATAGATGTAGTAGTGTAAGTTTTCGTTAAGTTTTTGAATTCTTCATTGTTGATCGAAATGATTGTTCTGCATTTTATTCTTTTTTTCCCATGATGCGTTGTTGATGTCATATATACTATCGTAAATGTTAGGTCGAAGTCCTTCTCAAGAACTTCTATCACCTGAAAATGGGATTTCCCCGAGTCGGGTTCAGAACACAAGACACGAAAGTGTGCCTCCAATGACCCCTTCGGTCAACATTGACCAAGCTGCAGAGGTAATTCCATATTTCTTTCTCACATTAACAACATTTTATGCATCTTTTTTCATCTTTAAATATCTTATCATTTTCTCATACATGATTTGTGTTCTTTGCAGGTAAAGGAAAAATTAAAAGAACCTGAACCCTCAAATGGTAATGGACCATCTAATCAACAAGAAATTCAGCATCCAGGTCTGTCTCTATAAGTTTAGAATTTAACTATTTCGACAAAATGCATATTAAAGTGACCTTTAGTACTTATTAGTTTGAACATTTTTATGTGTAATTCAGTGTTCAAAAGGCGAAAAAGACACAGAAGAAAACATTTTGAAAATCAAGAACCTTGCATAATGAGAGGTGTATATTTCAAGAACATGAAATGGCAAGCTGCCATTAAAGTCGACAAGAAACAGATCCATTTAGGCACAGTTGGCTCCCAAGAAGAAGCTGCTCGTTTATATGACCGGTACTTGCATCACATTTTAATAGTTGAATCTAGAAATTTTAAAACTTTCAATTTCAAAATTGTTTATCTTACAGCATACACACAAAACGGGTCAAATGCATGTAAATTATAAAGTAAACATACAGTTATAGTGATAATCTTTAGCTcattatgtgtatgtatataatctcgAAACAGGACATGCattaaaaaccgtccgttttgacCCAACCTCTGACCCGCCCATTTTGCAGCCTCCAAGTATTTGCTGCAGATTTTGTCATATGGGTTTAATTTTGTTATTCTGTTTATGCAGGGCTGCTTTCATGTGTGGTAGAGAACCAAACTTTGAGCTTACGGTTGAGGACAAGGATAAACTTAGCAAAATGAGTTGGGATGACTTTTTAACCATGACTCGAACTGCAATCAACAGTAAAAGTAATTCGACTATCTCATATTTGCTTCAGTTAATCTGATTGGCATGTAAAAAGTTTTACTTGTCATATTACTGAAAAAAAGGCGCAATCTTTTTAGAATTTGTTTGAAAAACTAACGTGAAAGTTTGCAAGAAATCATGTTTTAAACAAAAAAATTTCAAACGACAGCCCTTAGTGTTGTCGTTGACGTGCAATTAATATACATAGcggttaatatttattttttacatTGCGCTTATTGAAATGTACAAGTTTTTTTTGCATGTTAACTACAAGGCGTCGCTAGAAAAATTTGACAAACAAATAGTGTCTACTATCATGTTTTTTTGCCGCCATTTTAGCAACAATGAGTCAAACATTATGATTTTATAAAAAATTAACAATTCTTATGTTGCCTAACAAATACATTTTGGAAATGAATGATTAGAACATCAGAGAAGGGTGAGTTCTCGAATGAAGTTTGAGGGTCCATCGCAGAATAATGGTGACCTGAAAATTGAGGCTGACGAAGGAGGAAATAGCTTCTCGGGATCTGACGACGCGGACACATCAGCTTCTTGATATTTGACAGTAAATGTCTGTGAAACCATTATTATGTTTAGCAGGTTTTTAGCAAGTCTTAGGTTATAAACTTGTAATGCACATTTTAGGAGTACATCCAAATATAAATGTTTTAGTATGTCATTATAATGACAGAGTTACTATTAAGTACTTAGTTTAAATGGTATTGTGATCTGTCACTATAATGTCTCAAAGGAAATCATGTTATTATACAATCAATTCAGTTTGTTTCTTGCACATGGTAAGACTGTTAGATGGTATTTGGTATGGTATAATAGTTGTGTTTAATAATCTTCTTTTATAGgataatatctatatctatacgatAATATCTGTGCACAAAATAGGGTGTTCTATATTCGGTTTGAAACCATTTAATCCGATTACTGAATCGAAAcatatttgaattcggttttcggttttgaaaaatcCGATATTGGTTTTGGGATCGAGCTTAAACAAGCTAAAGCCCGACCTTGAACATATCTTGTAGAATCGTTTAGTACTAGGATTCGAAGTTGATATAACTATATAAGAACCATCTTTTTGACTGATGCGTAGCTATCTCGTGGTTTCCCTTTTCATAAGAGAAAGGATTCGTATATCGGGTATAATATAGCCGAGCTAGAACTTGTATAATGTCAAACGAGCTGAGCTCGAATCTCATATATTAAGCTCAGAACGAACCAACGACGGACTCTTGCATTGTAAGCGAGCCGACCTCAAATTTAGTTAATAATGTATAATAATATGCACACACCAAAACACATAACAAACAAAGGATACTATGATCTTTTTATATGGATGTGAAAGCATAGGAATTGGAGTTCTAAAATAAGTCCAACATGACTCACTATTTCCCAAATATTCCTAGGCCCTTTCATCCATAATAATTTTCCAAGATACTATGGTTTAGCTATAAATAGGTATATCAAACCGTTTTTTTAATGGCGGTTAGGAGTCACTGACGGAGGGTCGGACGCGATGTCGACACCCACCTACCCGATCATTTTCTTGGTACGAATCATTACAATCCTACTACCCCTTGGGAGGAAACTCACAAGACGAATCGATACGGGTATCACGTGTGGTAAAACCCCCTCGGGTGAGGCCCGAATGCAAGACGTTCGCAACCTCCGAGGCCGATGAAATGGGCGGGTAGCAACAAGAAAATTTTTGCAGCGAGTGAGAGTCGAACCCCTGACCTCCCATACGAGAAGACAAGTCACTACCACTACGCTAATTCCATCTTGTTAGGTATACCTAACCTTTATTCAAGGGAACACATGCCaaccccttatatatatatatatatatatatatatatatatatatatatatatatatatatatatatatatatatatatattctctcaTTAAATACTCAACCGTCAAAAAGGCAACAGACCAAGAATCGACCACAAACTACCTTTCAGTAGATTCCCATCTCAACTAGGATTATGATGGTGTCCTAGCCGGAATGTTTTCAAGTCGATCAAACCAAACCCATCCATCCGGATTTGCACTCAGGTATAAATCTATGCTTGATCAATAGTTAAGCTTAAGCTAGACTTGACTCGTTTACACCTTAGTTCTATGGTGACTTCAAGTGCCAACAATTCTAAATAATATGCATCATATGAGCTACACCGGTAAGGAAACGATATGCCTTTTGTCCATAAACATATGCATTGTGGTAGAGTTGTAACAAAATCATATCTAAACTTCATCATACAACTCAACTTTTATACGTTTTTAGGAGTTTAAACTTATTTTTATTACACAAACTTCATCTTCTAGCAATATTTGATAAACAAAGTTTTaagaacttaaaaaaaaaaaaaactaagatcCGAAGAAAAACTAGTTGAAGtaacttataaaataataaaaataagctACAAACTTATAAAATAAGAAATTACATAGAtacctgttatatatatatatatatatatatatatatatatatatatatatatatatatatatatatatatatatatatatatatatatatatatatatatatatattttgaacggTAAGATACCTGTGTTATATAtttgtttgtttttatttttttatttatatttttcgttAATGTACACGTTTAAACTCAAATTCAACTATTTGACGCTAACCGGTTATAACTACAAGTATAACTCAAAGTGCAAGCACTAAGCTCCGCTACAAATcaccattttattttattttgacgAAAAACGAATGTTGCTCGTATGTAACTAAGTGCTTTCATGAAAGAAATGAAAGAAACGTTAAACAACCAACACAAACAAATCGAGAATGCTCGAAACTAGTTAGTTAAGTTAACCAAATGTACGCTACTATTGTTTTTTTCACTAAAAGTAACGATCTCCATATAACAAAGTCAATTTCATCAACGAAGAAATATCTAAACAATAAAAAACGGCTAGGCTCGAGCTTTACTATTGTTGATGTCTTGATGGCTTTTACATTTATCTTCCTAGTCGGGTATGAAACCCAAATCCAAACATAAACCCAAATTCAAAACCCTAGATGGGCCGTGATCAAGCGCCTGCAATTTAAAACTCACAAAAATGTCTCCACTAAACACATCGAGATCAAATACATCAGATCAGTAAAAACTCTCTATAGATCAAGTCATCGTCATTATCGATCTGTACCAGAAACCCTAATTACAGCTCATATCAAAGGTAATCGAAATCACGGTGCTTGCTAATCAATTTATTTGCAATTTGTTATTCGTCGATTAATTATCAGTAATTTTATTGCCAAATGATGTTTGGGAATTTGCGCAAGGGCTTTGAGTCCTATTTTGTGTATCGTATCAAAGGGGCTGTGAAAATAACATTTAATGGTATCTATACCTCCCACCTGATGGCAATTTTAGGTTACTGATATCTTTTATatgtttatttttaattaattttagTGTTTAAACCCTAAAGTTTGTTACTTTTTTGCTTTAATTGTGTACATTGGTGTCTAGTATGAGTTTGTAACATGAATAGATAGCTTTATGAAAAATCAGTTGTTTTCCTGCAACATGTAGACACAAATTTGATTAtattgcttaaaatttgatcaatgtTGTGTTATGATGTTACAGACCAAGTTGTTTCAAGGGTGAGGTTATTGGTTACCGAATTGTGTGAATATAAAATGAAACATATTGTGAAGATTATGACGTTTTTGGTGGCGATTACTGCCATTTGGATCAGCTTATTACAGACTGCAATGATTCTTAAGAGCCATACTTGGTTGGTGAGCTTCTTTAATTAGTTCTTTTTTTGCAGTTTGAAATATTTGTTATTGTTTTGTAATGTGCATTAATATAATTATGCTATTGGCTAACGGTTTTGATAATAAAAATTGTGTTCAACAGTTGCCTCTGTACTTGATTGTGTCGTTAGGATGCTACGGTCTTTTAATGGTTGGCGTTGGTTTGATGCAATTTCCGACTTGCCCTCACGAAGCTATTTTGCTACAACAGGTATTTTAATCTTTTACTGATAATTTTAACTATCCTCAATCATACTAGTCTCTCATGATCTCAATTTTCCGTTACACTTGGCATTGAAAACTGGAGATGACAAAGTGGGCGGGTTGGCTGTTTATATACCCAATTGGGTCGTTTATGAATACGGACATGGGTAGCTTTACATATTAGATTTTTTTTTACTAAAGTTATCACCCTTTTTTGTATTAACATGTTATTGCGTTTCTGTTGGTTAGTAAGGCATTATCGTTACAAATAAAATTTGTTTTTTTCGTTTAATTTGATAGATAGCAACTTAGCAGGTTGTACGCATTAAACCAAAATTTTGGGCAAGTTTCGTCCCACCTGACCCATTTTCTTTGTAGCTAGTTTGGTTTACCCATTTGATTAGTAGAGATAAAAATACCCTATGCTGAGTTAAGTTGTATAACTTTTGATCACTTGTGCAGGATGTGATTGAGGCAAAGGAATTTTTGAAGCACAAAGGGGTAGATGTTGGTTCAGATTGAGATCAAACAAATGACATGTTTACTTTGTTTATATGGGTTATGGTTGTACCTGTAAGTCTTCCGTATTTGAAGTGTTAGTTCGAATTATATCAAGTTATTTATTTGACTCATTTTCCTAGTTGTGAAAGCTATGTATTGGATTGGTTTGACTTGGAATGTCAAGCAGAGGGTACACAGATTAAAAGATTTGTATAAAAACTAATCAATCTATTACTAATCCATCGGTTGTTCTTGCTTGGGTTACTTCTTATTAGGCACAAATCAACAAGTTAATGTGGTGTGTAAATTGGCCTGGTCACCAATTAAGACCATCTTTATCCCTACGGGGCGTGTTGGAGTGTTGCTGGGTGggggtggggtgcttgatgagcgtgctgcCAGACTGTTGTGTAATGGGGTGGAGTGTTAAGTGACGtgttgggtgatgtgttaaaatctgattggaagttgGGTGAAATAGTGgataaaaaataattgtatattaAAAATTCACCAATCAAAAGTAAGATACACCCCCAACACGTACCTTTCCTTTCCGTGCACTTGGCACGCACGCACACTTAACACACAAGCCAACACATGGTGCTGGGTGGCGTGTTGGCTCAACACATGGTGCAGCACAGGCGCGTTAAATGTGGTCTAAAAGGAATAATGGATAAATAAATGGGACGAAGAAAGTATCatctataatataatatatttacaagCAACTATTTCGTTCACGCATTATATATTGTTTAATATTAAATGTATAAACTAAATGCTATCAACTTATAGTTATCCCTACAGTAGTAATGAGAGCTGGGCCTAATTTTTAATGCACTCGATATGTCAAACTTCAAAAGGTTCCAAATTTTTTACTACGTTTATGCATTATAGTGAGGTTAGCTGAAAGTAAGAACAAGAAACCAGATTCAACAGTTTTGAGCAATCTTTTGATCTCTACTCATGCGGTCGTACGCATCTTCTACAACGACTGTCATTACCATCTTCTATAACGACTGTCATTACCATCCCGAAAAAACGAATTCCGAAGTTTATGATTTATGAGAGCACATTACGAATCCAACCATTGGATACATATATCATCATATAATATAACAAATggataaaaaaaattgataaagCCTAATTAAATTGATGGTTGAGTCAATATCAATAAGGGGCGGAATATGTGTAGGCCAATTTAAATACCATGTGACAAAAATGGATTAGTTTTTGCATGTTATTTTACTCGAATGTATGCGGTTAACCAAGTTATCTAACTCTTTATTTGCTCACCTCAAGATATTTTATTAGTTAGGCTGAAACTGAAACTGATTGAGTATCAATGTACTCACAATTTTCTCTAAATCTTATTATTAATCGAGATCTCAACAATTTTCAGGATCTAAATCTTATTATTAATCGAGATCTGAACAATTTTCTCTTTGAAAGTATTGTCATTGAAATCGATTGTTCTTGCAAAATTCGTGatgttatttaaaaatataaaattgtagAAGTGTTAGCATCATTACAACGCATCTTTCTGGTAATTTTCGTGGTTTGATTTGAAGGTTTGAGCCATTTGCCATTTGTGTCGCAGTCGACCACCGTGAACAACCACCAAGTCGCCGCCGGATTCTGGAAAACAACAAGAACACCAACTGTGACTTTGAATAAACGATTTGAACACGGAATCGAGCTAGACGAGTATGGCTTATGTTTTGATTTAGGAACCTTAGATAGATGGGCATGGATTTCGTTTAAGAGCAAGCAATCAATGGCGGAGCCAGTTGGGTGGCTTTGTGGTGCTCAACCACCCCCAATTTGCTCATTCGAAACAAATATTTAGTATCTTAATCAGAGAAAATTGTCTTAACCAATCGGTCAAATAGTGAATGAGTAATGCTACATTTTTTTATATTACGAGTCTAGCTATTCTTTATTTTATTAGCCCAAGTCCACAATATATATTTAAATGAAATTTCATTTAGAGATTCGACTACTATATTATAAGATTTTACTACACAATATACGAAATAAAATCTTTGGCATTCTTGACTTTCTCTAAaagtttttttaattgttttttctttAATAATTTACGTCAAAGTTcaaatatatacatttttattaacACATATTACTAAAATTACGAAcaaaatttattaaatataaaggaaagataaataaaaaaaaatgaatgacATTTGTGAATCTATTTTATGAAGGAAATGAAAGGAAAACATAAGGATATGAAATTAAAGGAAATGAAGTGAAaggaaacaaataaaaataaacgatACAAAAGGAAATGAAAGAAAACATTAGAGAAATGTAAGGAAATAAATGATAATCCCAATGTTTTTATTTGATATACTTTACATTAATAAATAAAACGATTAGAAAGGAAGATTATGTTATTTTattattcatttaatatatattgctATTCTTTATAAAGATTATGTTATTTTATCATACCCAAACGGTATGACTTCGAGTTTTACTTACTCTCAATATATGTATAACGATTTTTCCATTTGTGTAACATGCATTTGCGATTGATTTATTTATCAATGTTTATGCTAAATGTTTAAATAAAATACCTTTGATGTTATGTGTTTACTAGATTATGTTAGAATATAGTTATCCATGTATCTGTTTATCATTTATTCTGCTTTGTATTAGATTATGTTATTTTCAGATTATGGAATATTTATAGTGATATATGGTTCGAGCAGGTGTTTGCAattttgaatattattataattatacatTCGCATTTTCAAGTGATTTAAAAGATTAAAAGTTGATTTTTCATAAAATTATTGTTTATAAAGTTAGCTATTATTTCTTAATCCCATTTTTTGTCTACTAGAGAAATTTTATTAGGGCTCTGATTATAGAAATCatcataaaataaaaatgatatgtTTCATACATTAAAAAATTCTTCAGCCATGCAATTGACTTTTCAGAAAATCAGAATCATTTGAAAATCTTTTACAAATTTTTCTCTATTAGGCACTAAATCTATTTACCAAATAATAAGTAATTTCCTAAAATTTTGTTATCAATATATATCTTTAGTAACAAACTTTATATTTACatctatataattttttttcttatGTATTACTTCTCACATGTAAATTTACTGAAttgtactcattattattatttctgcaGAATATGTCTAACAAAGAACTTTCTGATGCACAAACATCCAGCCATTTACCTATTCATCCAGGTTTTTATCCTGATGCTTCTAACCCAATTATGACTCAGGAAATCTCGGATGCAGAATCTAAAAACAATGAGGTCGATGTTAACGAAGACCCTGATGATATGGATTTTGGAGATTGGGAAAGTTGGGACGAGTTTGACAGTATTGTCGATAACGAATCAAAGGACATATACTAATTATGATACCTACTTCGTGTGGACAACGATTCCAAAGGGGAACTCTTGGGTAACAACTTAAATTACATTTACTTTTCTATTATGATTTATACATTTCAcaatattttagtattaatatgtgTTTAACTTTCAATAAGCACATGTAAATTCATTTTTGTT
This genomic stretch from Rutidosis leptorrhynchoides isolate AG116_Rl617_1_P2 chromosome 11, CSIRO_AGI_Rlap_v1, whole genome shotgun sequence harbors:
- the LOC139877080 gene encoding uncharacterized protein; its protein translation is MVSIRRQRLIKLYGRSPSQELLSPENGISPSRVQNTRHESVPPMTPSVNIDQAAEVKEKLKEPEPSNGNGPSNQQEIQHPVFKRRKRHRRKHFENQEPCIMRGVYFKNMKWQAAIKVDKKQIHLGTVGSQEEAARLYDRAAFMCGREPNFELTVEDKDKLSKMSWDDFLTMTRTAINSKKHQRRVSSRMKFEGPSQNNGDLKIEADEGGNSFSGSDDADTSAS
- the LOC139877676 gene encoding dolichol-phosphate mannose synthase subunit 3-like yields the protein MKHIVKIMTFLVAITAIWISLLQTAMILKSHTWLLPLYLIVSLGCYGLLMVGVGLMQFPTCPHEAILLQQDVIEAKEFLKHKGVDVGSD